The following coding sequences are from one Salvia hispanica cultivar TCC Black 2014 chromosome 3, UniMelb_Shisp_WGS_1.0, whole genome shotgun sequence window:
- the LOC125210577 gene encoding ubiquitin domain-containing protein DSK2a-like, which translates to MASCSYSHRDRDDEVTVKIRGAGESKIFIRAKLNTSVRDFKSIVSRECGVSAKRLIHKGREMKDNQTLSCYGLEDNQTVYVVRGSAPEDPILDSGLDILREGLRKIVDDAILVRYMFYIPVIRDLFNDPQSVCNMLMRTQDLSDILAHNPEVAFILNDPTTLRTILDAALDFNIMHGMIREAMDEANNIRLGNVFKAILAVCCREDRKRSDGWTGEGEVTSVGTLEKLIDMFLDLATHAGVIPQTASATPQAVGRTAGVLDLEGLPVSILAITNSSGFPESPMVDEAIQHMLRNPRFLIQFFGFTPRLRSVLASNPRIRNVMLNSEFSQQLATRPVVNALLIYHNVLNTEAFIDEIAGRDQISAGVTLQRLIYLFGNLAICAGMLPTFPRRPGCEYQHQYGTQLARLQEMGFSDTLQNILALIVAAGNLQLAVECLQHIRVREDREAIGLEEEREGVLCRGDALTVHLGVDENCGVWVGGEVSDEGVVGVDIGAANAVEDGEGVGAG; encoded by the exons ATGGCCAGTTGCAGTTACAGCCACCGCGACAGAGATGATGAGGTCACGGTAAAAATCCGTGGCGCCGGGGAGTCCAAAATCTTTATCCGTGCGAAGTTGAATACGAGTGTTCGGGATTTCAAGTCAATCGTTTCTCGGGAATGTGGTGTTTCAGCTAAGCGTCTCATCCACAAAGGCCGCGAAATGAAGGACAATCAAACCCTAAGCTGTTATG gTCTAGAAGATAATCAAACTGTTTATGTGGTTCGAGGTTCTGCACCTGAGGATCCCATTCTAGATAGCGGACTTGATATATTGCGTGAAGGGTTGCGAAAGATTGTTGATGATGCTATACTGGTTAGATATATGTTCTACATACCCGTTATTCGGGATTTATTCAATGATCCGCAGAGTGTTTGCAACATGCTCATGCGTACGCAGGATTTGAGTGATATTTTGGCTCATAACCCAGAGGTGGCGTTCATACTTAATGATCCTACAACCCTCCGTACGATATTGGACGCAGCACTAGACTTTAATATCATGCATGGGATGATCCGTGAGGCAATGGACGAAGCCAATAATATCAGACTTGGCAATGTGTTCAAA GCAATCCTG GCTGTGTGTTGCAGagaagatagaaaaagatCCGATGGATGGACAG GTGAGGGTGAAGTAACTTCTGTGGGGACATTGGAGAAGCTGATAGACATGTTTCTTGATCTTGCAACTCATGCTGGTGTGATTCCTCAAACTGCAAGCGCAACACCTCAAGCAG TTGGAAGAACGGCTGGTGTACTTGATCTGGAGGGGTTGCCAGTGTCTATACTAGCTATTACAAATTCTAGTGGGTTTCCGGAAAGCCCCATGGTTGATGAAGCGATCCAACACATGTTACGTAATCCTCGATTTCTGATTCAG TTCTTTGGCTTCACCCCAAGGCTCAGGAGCGTGCTTGCTTCCAACCCTCGGATTAGAAATGTGATGCTAAATTCTGAGTTTTCTCAGCAGTTAGCTACCCGTCCGGTTGTGAAT GCACTCTTGATTTATCACAATGTTCTAAATACTGAGGCGTTCAT AGATGAAATAGCAGGTAGGGATCAAATAAGTGCTGGTGTGACATTGCAGAGGCTAATATATCTGTTTGGTAACCTCGCAATATGTGCTGGCATGCTTCCAACTTTTCCTCGACGACCAGGTTGTGAATACCAACACCAATATGGTACTCAACTCGCCCGCTTACAGGAAATGGGCTTCTCCGATACCCTACAAAACATCCTAGCACTGATTGTCGCTGCAGGCAACCTTCAACTTGCAGTCGAGTGCCTTCAACATATTCGAG TGCGCGAAGATCGAGAAGCGATTGGACTTGAGGAGGAGAGGGAAGGTGTGCTTTGTCGGGGAGACGCCCTCACGGTGCATCTTGGCGTAGATGAGAATTGTGGTGTTTGGGTCGGAGGTGAAGTCTCCGATGAGGGCGTTGTAGGTGTGGACATCGGGGCGGCGAATGCGGTTGAGGATGGAGAGGGCGTAGGCGCGGGGTAA